The following coding sequences are from one Anguilla anguilla isolate fAngAng1 chromosome 12, fAngAng1.pri, whole genome shotgun sequence window:
- the LOC118208855 gene encoding transmembrane 4 L6 family member 20-like: protein MTCCEAFTSCNGFVLMSLCIIAMVLNLVPMFADYAMDGFLFRRPVSCFEWWLPGLVGGGILVLPSVTMAFSAKKGGSCNSRCGMLLSAGICFVGIIGALYCLLVSFFALGTGPLICEGADASLSSCNFTIKDIGSLSQMNFDITWYFNENGCWNRTQGTRILGEVGLELDNYQLVNLHLVTFAGLVAVGLLELIFSLLQVLAGICGCVCGTSKKRRQQ from the exons ATGACCTGCTGTGAGGCCTTCACGTCCTGTAATGGGTTCGTTCTCATGTCCCTCTGCATCATCGCCATGGTGTTGAACCTGGTCCCCATGTTTGCGGACTATGCCATGGACGGCTTTCTGTTCCGCCGCCCCGTCTCCTGTTTCGAATGGTGGTTGCCAGGCTTGGTGGGAGGTGGCATCCTG GTTTTGCCTTCGGTTACCATGGcgttttctgcaaaaaaaggaGGAAGCTGCAACTCCCGCTGTGGG ATGCTCTTGTCGGCcggtatttgttttgttggcaTTATTGGCGCCCTCTACTGCCTGCTTGTGTCCTTTTTTGCTTTGGGCACTGGGCCACTGATCTGTGAGGGAGCAGATGCCAGCCTGTCTAGCTGCAATTTCACAATCAAGGACATTGG GTCTTTGTCCCAGATGAACTTTGACATCACCTGGTACTTTAACGAGAATGGCTGCTGGAACAGAACCCAGGGCACCCGAATCCTGGGAGAGGTGGGCCTGGAACTGGACAACTACCAGCTGGTGAACTTGCACCTGGTGACATTTGCAGGGCTGGTAGCTGTGGGCCTGTTGGAGCTGATTTTCAGCTTGCTCCAGGTGCTGGCAGGGATCTGTGGTTGTGTCTGTGGAACCTCCAAAAAGAGGAGGCAACAATGA